AAGTTCATTCTCGAAGCGTACGACAACGTGGCCGTGCTGTCCACCGTGGATGCCCGCAGCGGGCTGGTGCAGATCCGGATTGCGCCGGGCTGCGAGAAACTGGTGGACGGCATCGTGGACGACCTTTCCCGTGACTTCGAAATGATCGCGG
This window of the uncultured Desulfosarcina sp. genome carries:
- a CDS encoding DUF4911 domain-containing protein; translated protein: METIRRCYQVDRSRSSFVKFILEAYDNVAVLSTVDARSGLVQIRIAPGCEKLVDGIVDDLSRDFEMIAVDDNAAEAF